A stretch of Primulina tabacum isolate GXHZ01 chromosome 13, ASM2559414v2, whole genome shotgun sequence DNA encodes these proteins:
- the LOC142523076 gene encoding uncharacterized protein LOC142523076 — translation MDELVARFHSMHPHRFSGAEGAEKAEFWVSEIEELFDLIEYPPECRLRLAVHQLKDRAKMWWSTTLMTLDAQRIIPSWDIFKLKFKESYCPPSFYSSKASEFHNLKQGDMLVAEYADSFYAMLRYAPHIAASQVAVVETTELS, via the exons ATGGATGAGTTAGTTGCGCGTTTTCATTCTATGCATCCTCATCGATTCAGTGGTGCAGAGGGAGCTGAGAAAGCTGAGTTTTGGGTTTCTGAGATTGAGGAATTGttcgatttgattgagtatcCTCCAGAGTGTCGATTGAGATTAGCTGTGCATCAGTTGAAAGATCGTGCCAAAATGTGGTGGTCTACTACATTGATGACTTTAGATGCTCAGAGGATCATTCCATCATGGGATATATTCAAGCTGAAGTTTAAGGAGAGTTATTGTCCTCCATCATTCTACAGTTCTAAGGCTTCTGAGTTTCATAACCTGAAACAAGGCGATATGTTAGTTGCGGAGTATGCAGATTCTTTTTATGCTATGCTGAGATATGCTCCTCATATTGCTGCAAGTCAGGTTGCTGTTGTTGAga CCACTGAATTATCTTGA